One genomic window of Camelina sativa cultivar DH55 chromosome 5, Cs, whole genome shotgun sequence includes the following:
- the LOC104785947 gene encoding serine carboxypeptidase-like 9 isoform X2, which translates to MSKRMSLLLKFLLLLLFFLSHHAYSGTIIKFLPGFEGPLPFELETGYIGIGEEEEAQLFYYFIKSENNPKEDPLLLWLSGGPGSSSLTGLISEIGPVALKSEVYNGSAPSMFSTTYSWTKVANIIFLDQPVGAGFSYSRTPLDKTSDTNEVKMIHEFLQKWLSKHPQFISNQFYASGDSYAGMIVPALVDEISKGNYICCNPPINLQGYVLGNPVTHYQIEQNYRIPFAHGMSLISDELYESLKRFCKGNYYNVDPRNTKCLKVVQEYHKCTDKINIHQILIPNCDDTITQNIAPDCFYYKYYIFERWANTESVRKALQINKGSKVEWVRYNHTIPYDKNIISSVPYHVNNSINGYRSLIFSGDHDMVLPSIATQAWIKSLNYSITHDWKPWMINDQIAGYTRTYANKMTFSTIKASVDTHQSIYQKSPRSYSKGGSVANCCNRASSKN; encoded by the exons ATGAGCAAGAGGATGAGTTTGCTACTAAAgtttctgcttctgcttctatTTTTCTTGAGTCATCATGCTTATTCTGGCACTATCATCAAGTTTCTCCCGGGTTTTGAAGGCCCTCTTCCTTTTGAACTCGAAACCGG GTACATTGGTATTGGTGAGGAGGAGGAAGCCCAACTGTTTTACTATTTCATCAAGTCTGAGAACAATCCAAAAGAAGACCCTCTTCTTCTATGGTTAAGTGGAGGACCAGGAAGTTCTTCTCTCACTGGCCTTATTTCCGAGATTG gtcctGTGGCTTTGAAGTCCGAGGTTTACAATGGAAGTGCCCCTTCTATGTTCTCTACTACATATTCATGGACAAAG GTAGCGAACATAATATTCTTGGACCAGCCTGTTGGAGCTGGCTTCTCATATTCAAGAACTCCACTTGATAAAACTAGTGACACAAATGAAGTTAAGATGATCCATGAGTTTCTTCAAAAG TGGTTAAGCAAACATCCACAATTTATCTCCAACCAATTTTACGCTAGCGGAGACTCTTATGCCGGTATGATTGTTCCGGCCCTTGTTGACGAAATCTCAAAAG GGAATTATATATGTTGCAACCCTCCTATAAATCTACAG GGTTATGTGCTCGGAAACCCGGTAACACATTATCAAATTGAACAAAACTATCGTATTCCATTTGCTCATGGAATGTCATTAATATCTGATGAACTCTACGAG tCACTGAAGAGATTTTGCAAAGGAAATTATTACAATGTGGATCCACGTAACACAAAATGTTTGAAAGTTGTTCAAGAATACCATAAG TGCactgacaaaataaatatacatcaGATATTAATACCAAATTGTGATGACACAATTACACAAAATATAGCTCCCGATTGCTTT tattataagtattatattttCGAACGCTGGGCCAACACAGAGAGCGTTCGCAAAGCTCTTCAAATCAATAAG GGAAGCAAAGTGGAATGGGTGCGATATAATCATACGATACCATAcgataaaaacattataagcAGTGTACCATACCATGTGAATAACAGCATTAACGGCTACCGGTCTCTAATCTTCAG TGGTGATCATGATATGGTGTTGCCTTCCATTGCAACTCAAGCCTGGATAAAATCTCTCAATTATTCAATCACTCATGATTGGAAGCCTTGGATGATAAACGATCAAATCGCTGG ATACACGAGAACTTATGCAAATAAGATGACCTTTTCTACTATCAAAGCAAG TGTGGACACACACCAGAGTATCTACCAGAAGAGTCCTCGATCCTATTCAAAAGGTGGATCAGTGGCCAACTGTTGTAATAGAGCCTCATccaaaaattaa
- the LOC104785947 gene encoding serine carboxypeptidase-like 9 isoform X1, producing the protein MSKRMSLLLKFLLLLLFFLSHHAYSGTIIKFLPGFEGPLPFELETGYIGIGEEEEAQLFYYFIKSENNPKEDPLLLWLSGGPGSSSLTGLISEIGPVALKSEVYNGSAPSMFSTTYSWTKVANIIFLDQPVGAGFSYSRTPLDKTSDTNEVKMIHEFLQKWLSKHPQFISNQFYASGDSYAGMIVPALVDEISKGNYICCNPPINLQGYVLGNPVTHYQIEQNYRIPFAHGMSLISDELYESLKRFCKGNYYNVDPRNTKCLKVVQEYHKCTDKINIHQILIPNCDDTITQNIAPDCFYYKYYIFERWANTESVRKALQINKGSKVEWVRYNHTIPYDKNIISSVPYHVNNSINGYRSLIFSGDHDMVLPSIATQAWIKSLNYSITHDWKPWMINDQIAGYTRTYANKMTFSTIKGCGHTPEYLPEESSILFKRWISGQLL; encoded by the exons ATGAGCAAGAGGATGAGTTTGCTACTAAAgtttctgcttctgcttctatTTTTCTTGAGTCATCATGCTTATTCTGGCACTATCATCAAGTTTCTCCCGGGTTTTGAAGGCCCTCTTCCTTTTGAACTCGAAACCGG GTACATTGGTATTGGTGAGGAGGAGGAAGCCCAACTGTTTTACTATTTCATCAAGTCTGAGAACAATCCAAAAGAAGACCCTCTTCTTCTATGGTTAAGTGGAGGACCAGGAAGTTCTTCTCTCACTGGCCTTATTTCCGAGATTG gtcctGTGGCTTTGAAGTCCGAGGTTTACAATGGAAGTGCCCCTTCTATGTTCTCTACTACATATTCATGGACAAAG GTAGCGAACATAATATTCTTGGACCAGCCTGTTGGAGCTGGCTTCTCATATTCAAGAACTCCACTTGATAAAACTAGTGACACAAATGAAGTTAAGATGATCCATGAGTTTCTTCAAAAG TGGTTAAGCAAACATCCACAATTTATCTCCAACCAATTTTACGCTAGCGGAGACTCTTATGCCGGTATGATTGTTCCGGCCCTTGTTGACGAAATCTCAAAAG GGAATTATATATGTTGCAACCCTCCTATAAATCTACAG GGTTATGTGCTCGGAAACCCGGTAACACATTATCAAATTGAACAAAACTATCGTATTCCATTTGCTCATGGAATGTCATTAATATCTGATGAACTCTACGAG tCACTGAAGAGATTTTGCAAAGGAAATTATTACAATGTGGATCCACGTAACACAAAATGTTTGAAAGTTGTTCAAGAATACCATAAG TGCactgacaaaataaatatacatcaGATATTAATACCAAATTGTGATGACACAATTACACAAAATATAGCTCCCGATTGCTTT tattataagtattatattttCGAACGCTGGGCCAACACAGAGAGCGTTCGCAAAGCTCTTCAAATCAATAAG GGAAGCAAAGTGGAATGGGTGCGATATAATCATACGATACCATAcgataaaaacattataagcAGTGTACCATACCATGTGAATAACAGCATTAACGGCTACCGGTCTCTAATCTTCAG TGGTGATCATGATATGGTGTTGCCTTCCATTGCAACTCAAGCCTGGATAAAATCTCTCAATTATTCAATCACTCATGATTGGAAGCCTTGGATGATAAACGATCAAATCGCTGG ATACACGAGAACTTATGCAAATAAGATGACCTTTTCTACTATCAAA GGATGTGGACACACACCAGAGTATCTACCAGAAGAGTCCTCGATCCTATTCAAAAGGTGGATCAGTGGCCAACTGTTGTAA
- the LOC104785948 gene encoding fasciclin-like arabinogalactan protein 16 produces MDSSYGVTKLLLLLLLAVSIATALPDNKPVSGQINSNSVLVALLDSHYTELAELVEKALLLQTLEEAVGKHNITIFAPRNDALERNLDPLFKSFLLEPRNLKSLQSLLMFHILPKRITSPQWPSLSHHHRTLSNDHLHLTVDVNTLKVDSAELVRPDDVIRPDGIIHGIERLLIPRSVQEDFNRRRSLRSISAVIPEGAPEVDPRTHRLKKPAPAVPAGAPPVLPIYDAMSPGPSLAPAPAPGPGGPRGHFNGEAQVKDFIHTLLHYGGYNEMADILVNLTSLATEMGRLVSEGYVLTVLAPNDEAMAKLTTDQLSEPGAPEQIMYYHIIPEYQTEESMYNAVRRFGKVKYDSLRFPHKVLAQEADGSVKFGHGEGSAYLFDPDIYTDGRISVQGIDGVLFPAEETPATEIKPASPVVKKVAKSRRGKLMEVACRMMGSRFIPCQ; encoded by the exons ATGGATTCCTCCTATGGTGTCACAAagctccttctcctcctcctcttagcCGTCTCCATTGCCACCGCATTACCCGATAACAAACCCGTATCAGGTCAAATAAACTCAAACTCAGTCCTCGTAGCTCTCCTCGACTCTCACTACACAGAGCTAGCTGAACTAGTCGAAAAAGCCCTCCTTCTCCAAACCCTCGAAGAAGCAGTTGGCAAACACAACATCACAATCTTCGCACCACGCAACGACGCCTTGGAACGGAACCTAGACCCACTCTTCAAATCTTTCTTGCTCGAACCAAGAAATCTCAAATCGTTACAGTCTTTACTAATGTTCCACATTCTCCCTAAACGAATCACTTCTCCTCAATGgccttctctctctcaccaccACCGTACTCTCTCCAACGACCATCTCCACCTCACCGTCGACGTCAACACTTTAAAAGTCGACTCGGCAGAGCTCGTCCGTCCTGATGACGTCATCAGACCCGATGGTATCATCCACGGTATCGAACGTCTTCTCATCCCTCGCTCTGTTCAAGAAGATTTCAACCGCCGTCGTAGTCTCCGTTCAATCTCCGCCGTCATACCAGAAGGAGCACCTGAGGTTGACCCAAGAACCCACCGTCTCAAGAAACCAGCTCCCGCCGTCCCCGCCGGTGCTCCTCCTGTTCTCCCAATCTACGACGCTATGTCACCAGGTCCTTCCCTAGCTCCGGCTCCAGCACCTGGACCCGGTGGCCCACGTGGACACTTCAACGGCGAGGCTCAAGTCAAAGATTTCATCCACACTCTCTTGCATTACGGTGGATACAACGAGATGGCTGACATACTCGTCAATTTAACTTCTTTAGCCACAGAGATGGGTCGTCTCGTGTCAGAAGGCTACGTTTTAACCGTTCTTGCTCCTAACGACGAAGCCATGGCAAAGCTCACAACGGACCAGCTAAGCGAGCCAGGTGCTCCTGAACAGATTATGTATTACCACATCATACCGGAGTATCAAACCGAAGAGAGTATGTACAACGCTGTTCGGAGATTTGGGAAAGTGAAGTACGACTCATTGAGATTCCCACATAAAGTGTTGGCTCAAGAAGCTGATGGATCTGTCAAATTCGGACACGGTGAAGGCTCTGCTTACTTGTTCGATCCTGATATTTACACCGACGGTCGGATTTCGGTTCAGGGTATCGACGGAGTCTTGTTTCCGGCGGAGGAAACCCCGGCGACGGAGATTAAACCCGCTTCTCCGGTCGTTAAAAAAGTTGCTAAATCAAGAAGag GTAAATTGATGGAGGTAGCTTGTAGAATGATGGGTTCACGGTTTATTCCGTGTCAGTGA
- the LOC104785949 gene encoding uncharacterized protein LOC104785949, with the protein MESSVGFMTVFAVSGSVVLLAAQLHKRLLSDYMDKLEPQHPNKESKKKKKKVSFAEDMVEPSGNNEEYRRSFRKSKLENPTKESSCITSQHSTH; encoded by the coding sequence ATGGAGAGCTCAGTTGGGTTCATGACAGTCTTCGCTGTCTCCGGAAGCGTGGTGCTCCTTGCAGCTCAGCTTCACAAGCGTCTCCTATCTGATTACATGGACAAGCTGGAACCTCAACATCCTAATAAGGaaagcaagaaaaagaagaagaaagtgagctTTGCTGAAGATATGGTGGAGCCATCAGGGAACAACGAAGAGTATCGCCGGAGTTTTCGCAAATCAAAGTTGGAGAATCCCACAAAAGAGTCAAGTTGTATAACAAGTCAACATTCAACACACTag
- the LOC104785950 gene encoding probable sucrose-phosphatase 2: MERLTSPPRLMIVSDLDHTMVDHHDSENLSLLRFNSLWEHAYRHDSFLVFSTGRSPTLYKELRKEKPLLTPDITIMSVGTEITYGDSMVPDHGWVDTLNNKWDLGIVKEEACKFPELKLQAETEQRPHKVSFYVDKSKAQEVTKELSQRFEKRGLDVKIIYSGGMDLDILPQGAGKGQALAYLLKKLKTEGKLPVNTLACGDSGNDAELFSIPDVYGVMVSNAQEELLKWHAENAKDNPKVIHAKERCASGIIEAIGHFKLGPNLSPRDVSDFLECKTENVNPGHEVVKFFLFYERWRRGEVENCEAYTASLKASCHPSGVFVHPSGAEKSLRDTIDELRKCYGDKQGKKFRVWADQVLATDTTPGTWIVKLDKWEQNGEERRCCTTTVKFTSKEGEGLVWEHVQQTWSKESEVKDDSSWII, from the exons ATGGAGCGGCTAACATCACCACCTCGTCTCATGATTGTATCGGATCTTGATCATACTATg GTGGATCATCATGATTCTGAGAATCTCTCTTTATTGAGATTCAATTCATTGTGGGAACACGCTTATCGCCATGACtcgtttcttgttttctcaaCGGGGAGATCACCAACTTTGTATAAAGAGCTTCGAAAAGAGAAACCTTTGTTGACTCCTGatattacaattatgtctgTTGGAACTGAGATTACTTATGGTGACTCTATGGTTCCTGATCATGGTTGGGTTGATACTTTGAATAATAAATGGGATTTGGGTattgtcaaagaagaagcttGCAAGTTTCCTGAGTTGAAGCTTCAG GCTGAAACTGAGCAGAGGCCACATAAGGTTAGCTTTTATGTTGATAAGAGTAAGGCTCAGGAAGTTACTAAGGAGCTTTCACAACGGTTTGAGAAACGTGGG TTGGATGTCAAAATCATTTACAGTGGAGGCATGGATTTGGATATTTTACCACAAGGTGCTGGAAAGGGACAAGCGCTTGCGTATCTGCTTAAAAAGCTGAAGACTGAAGGAAAGCTCCCTGTTAATACTCTTGCTTGTGGTGACTCAGGAAACGATGCTGAACTGTTTAGTATTCCTGATGTTTATGGCGTCATg GTAAGCAATGCTCAAGAAGAGCTGTTGAAGTGGCATGCTGAAAATGCAAAAGACAACCCAAAGGTGATCCATGCAAAGGAGAGGTGTGCAAGTGGGATTATAGAAGCCATTGGTCACTTCAAGCTTGGTCCTAACCTTTCTCCAAGGGATGTCTCTGACTTCTTAGAGTGCAAGACGGAGAATGTGAACCCTGGTCATGAGGTTGTGAAGTTCTTTTTGTTCTATGAGAGATGGAGAAGGGGTGAGGTTGAGAACTGTGAGGCGTACACTGCTAGCCTCAAAGCTTCATGT CACCCGAGTGGTGTGTTTGTTCATCCTTCTGGTGCTGAAAAATCTCTGAGAGATACCATTGATGAGCTGCGCAAGTGCTACGGAGATAAACAAGGGAAGAAGTTTCGGGTTTGGGCAGATCAAGTTCTTGCAACAGATACTACTCCTGGGACATGGATAGTAAAGCTTGATAAATGGGAGCAAAATG GTGAAGAACGCAGATGCTGCACAACAACTGTCAAATTCACCTCAAAG GAAGGAGAAGGGCTGGTGTGGGAACATGTACAGCAAACATGGTCGAAAGAATCAGAGGTGAAGGATGATAGCAGCTGGATCATCTGA
- the LOC104785951 gene encoding uncharacterized protein LOC104785951 encodes MAKSLVEVNLIPIEATSENFAEYGQVIEVSRDGERFGPNDAQLDLSKGTPRFYLMTLNDAPLRFGSITHHANVTQCLGSIGGHVWYLGVAKPSIIKNDDDVGKGVDNKVKSKSGHWYVPPPVDEVRVFRISGPKYIKLNHGTWHAGPLFKDSSMDFYNLELTDTNVVDHTTHYFKKDDGVIFQFEHQEDPSSS; translated from the exons ATGGCGAAATCACTTGTGGAAGTGAATCTGATCCCGATCGAAGCTACTTCTGAGAACTTCGCAGAGTATGGTCAAGTCATCGAAGTCTCTCGTGATGGTGAACGTTTCGGTCCCAACGACGCTCAATTGGATCTCTCCAAAGGAACCCCACG GTTCTATCTAATGACGCTCAATGATGCACCCTTGAGATTTGGCAGCATCACTCATCACGCAAACGTGACACAGTGTCTAGGATCAATAGGTGGTCACGTTTGGTATCTTGGAGTGGCTAAGCCGTCTATTATTAAAAACGATGATGATGTTGGAAAGGGAGTAGATAATAAAGTCAAATCAAAGTCTGGTCATTGGTACGTTCCTCCTCCTGTTGACGAGGTGCGCGTCTTCAGAATCTCGGGACCAAAGTATATCAAACTCAACCATGGTACTTGGCATGCTGGACCACTCTTCAAAGACAGTTCCATGGACTTTTACAACTTAGAGCTCACCGACACAAAT GTGGTGGATCACACGACACATTACTTCAAGAAGGATGATGGAGTCATCTTCCAATTTGAACACCAAGAGGATCCATCTTCTTCCTAG
- the LOC104785952 gene encoding uncharacterized protein LOC104785952: protein MEKVMNLIPIEATSETFADYGQIIEAYRDDDHFGPKDAQLDLSRGTPRLYIMPLQHTSFGFSKITHHANVTQCIGSIGARVWYVGVAKPSLIEGDDARRVVVDTTTVVESKYGHLFAPPPVEEVRVFRVSGTKFVKYNRGTWHVGPLFSDSSMDFYNLELSDTDVVDETTYDFKKNNGVIFRFEEPKEEETSSS from the exons ATGGAGAAAGTGATGAATCTGATCCCGATCGAAGCTACTTCGGAGACATTCGCTGACTATGGTCAAATCATCGAAGCCTATCGTGATGATGATCATTTCGGTCCCAAGGACGCTCAGTTAGATCTCTCCAGAGGAACCCCAcg GTTATATATTATGCCGCTACAACATACATCCTTTGGATTTTCCAAGATCACTCATCACGCAAACGTGACACAGTGCATAGGATCAATAGGAGCTCGTGTTTGGTATGTCGGAGTGGCTAAGCCGTCTCTTATTGAAGGTGATGATGCAAGGAGAGTAGTAGTAGATACTACAACAGTTGTAGAATCAAAGTATGGTCACTTGTTCGCTCCTCCTCCTGTTGAAGAGGTGCGTGTCTTCAGGGTCTCAGGAACTAAATTTGTTAAATACAACCGTGGTACTTGGCATGTTGGGCCGCTCTTCAGTGATAGTTCCATGGACTTCTACAACCTTGAGCTCAGCGACACTGAT gTGGTGGATGAGACGACATATGATTTCAAGAAGAACAATGGAGTCATCTTCCGATTTGAAGAACCCAAAGAGGAGGAGACATCATCGTCCTAA
- the LOC104785953 gene encoding ATP synthase subunit d, mitochondrial: protein MSGAGKKVADVAFKASRTIDWDAMAKVLVSDAARKEFSSLRIAFDEVNSQLQTKFSQEPEPIDWDLYRKGIGSGIVDMYKEAYDSVEIPKYVDNVTPEYKPKFDALLVELKEAEQKSLKESERLEKEIIDVQEISKKLSTMTADEYFEKHPELKKKFDDEIRNDNWGY from the exons ATGAGCGGAGCCGGTAAGAAAGTGGCGGATGTGGCATTCAAAGCTTCGAGGACGATAGATTGGGATGCTATGGCTAAGGTTCTTGTCTCAGATGCGGCTCGCAAAGAGTTCTCAAGTCTTCGTATTGCTTTCGATGAGGTTAACTCTCAGCTCCAGACCAAATTCAGccag GAGCCGGAACCTATTGACTGGGATTTGTATAGAAAAGGGATTGGGTCTGGCATTGTTGACATGTACAAAGAAGCTTATGACA GCGTTGAAATTCCCAAGTACGTGGACAATGTAACTCCTGAGTACAAGCCCAAGTTTGATGCTTTG TTGGTGGAACTGAAAGAAGCAGAGCAGAAATCACTAAAGGAATCTGAGCGACTGGAGAAAGAAATCATTGATGTCCAAGAGATTAGC AAAAAGCTAAGCACAATGACGGCGGATGAGTACTTTGAGAAGCATCCAGAGCTGAAAAAGAAGTTTGATGATGAAATCCGCAACGACAACTGGGGATACTGA
- the LOC104785955 gene encoding mitochondrial substrate carrier family protein C-like yields MVSSNDPMETIFNSIQVVVKDALLPIELGVKKAARDIENCWVTKERDLGLALRSSGRNSKKKKRICATPPEFDDNANVHCGVVANTSVHCVVSEERKKGLSIKIPVKSLFGMFSPNLASRSRSEVGLKKKDKSLEKKDDDDSCTNCFKFAMTWSLLVSGFVHAFPIPFKIGKKRIHKLEDDDDDNSLLHSRKHVLKSKAESLVKEGNPFSIECAMGFVVEMMTQNLQKLDQFIQDNSENESCSSKEATRNDSPLIFNIWEARKLDVNGFLGNLMFARVGDVASGIVGLTSPISGDVDESNVSTAGKEESAVDSPQSLASGLLSIPLSNVERLKSTLSTISLTELIELLPQLGRPSRDHPDKKKLISVQDFFRYTESEGRRFFEELDRDGDGKVTLEDLEIAMRRRKLPRRYAKEFMRRARSHLFSKSFGWKQFLSLMEQKEPTILRAYTSLCLTKSGTLQKSEILASLDNAGLPANEENAIAMMRFLKADAEESISYGHFRNFMVLLPYERLQDDPRNIWFEAATVVAVAPPVALPAGDVLKSALAGGLASALSTSLLHPIDTIKTRVQASTLSFPEVIAKLPEIGVRGVYRGSIPAILGQFSSHGLRTGIFEASKLVLINFAPNLPEIQVQSIASFCSTLLGTAVRIPCEVLKQRLQAGMFNNVGEAIVGTWKQDGPRGFFRGTGATLCREVPLYVVGMGLYAESKKMVAQALGRELEAWETIAVGAVSGGIAAVVTTPFDVMKTRMMTATPGQPISMSMVVVSILRNEGPLGLFKGAVPRFFWVAPLGAMNFAGYELAKKAMQKNEEAVLADQLGQKKLC; encoded by the exons ATGGTGTCTAGTAATGATCCTATGGAGACTATATTCAATTCAATCCAAGTAGTAGTTAAAGATGCTCTTCTTCCGATTGAGCTCGGTGTTAAAAAGGCGGCAAGAGATATTGAAAACTGCTGGGTTACCAAAGAAAGGGATCTGGGTCTTGCTTTGAGATCATCTGGAAGAAacagtaagaagaagaaacggatTTGTGCTACTCCTCCTGAATTTGACGACAATGCTAATGTTCACTGTGGTGTGGTTGCTAATACTAGTGTTCACTGTGTGGTTAgtgaagagaggaagaaaggtTTGTCTATCAAGATCCCTGTGAAGTCACTCTTTGGTATGTTTTCTCCCAATTTAGCCAGTCGTAGTAGAAGTGAGGTTGggttgaaaaagaaagacaagtctttggagaaaaaagatgatgatgattcttgtACCAATTGCTTCAAGTTTGCCATGACTTGGTCTTTGTTGGTTAGTGGTTTTGTTCATGCTTTTCCTATTCCTTTCAAGATTGGTAAAAAGAGGATTCACAAAttggaggatgatgatgatgacaacaGTCTTTTGCATTCACGTAAACACGTCCTTAAATCAAAGGCTGAATCTTTAGTAAAGGAAGGGAACCCTTTTTCTATTGAATGTGCCAtgggttttgttgttgaaatGATGACTCAGAATCTCCAGAAGCTGGACCAGTTCATACAGGATAATTCAGAGAATGAATCTTGTTCTTCCAAGGAAGCTACTCGTAATGATAGTCCACTTATCTTTAACATTTGGGAGGCTAGAAAACTCGACGTTAATGGATTCCTCGGGAACTTGATGTTTGCCAGAGTTGGAGATGTGGCGTCAGGTATTGTTGGTCTGACGTCTCCCATAAGTGGAGATGTTGATGAAAGTAATGTCAGTACTGCTGGTAAGGAGGAAAGTGCAGTTGATTCTCCACAGAGCCTTGCAAGTGGACTTCTCAGTATACCTTTGTCTAATGTAGAGCGCTTAAAATCCACGCTGTCCACGATTTCATTAACTGAGCTTATTGAGCTTTTACCGCAATTAGGACGACCTTCAAGAGATCACCCGGAcaagaaaaaactaatttctGTTCAGGATTTTTTCAGATACACCGAGTCTGAAG GCAGGAGGTTCTTTGAAGAATTAGATAGAGATGGTGATGGTAAAGTAACTTTGGAAGATCTGGAAATTGCAATGAGGAGGAGAAAATTGCCAAGAAGATACGCCAAGGAATTTATGCGACGAGCTAGGAGTCATCTTTTCTCGAAATCGTTTGGTTGGAAGCAATTTTTGTCCTTGATGGAACAGAAGGAGCCAACCATCCTCCGTGCCTATACTTCTCTCTGTTTGACCAAGTCTGGTACTCTTCAAAAGAGTGAGATATTGGCATCACTAGATAACGCAGGACTTCCTGCTAATGAAGAAAATGCTATAGCCATGATGCGATTTTTGAAGGCTGATGCCGAGGAGTCTATATCATATGGACATTTCCGTAATTTCATGGTTTTGCTGCCATATGAGCGTTTACAAGATGATCCTCG GAATATCTGGTTTGAAGCTGCGACTGTTGTTGCTGTTGCACCCCCTGTGGCCTTACCTGCTGGAGATGTTCTAAAATCTGCATTAGCGGGAGGGCTTGCCTCTGCTCTCTCCACTTCCTTACTGCATCCGATTGACACAATCAAG ACACGTGTGCAAGCATCAACCTTATCATTTCCTGAAGTAATAGCAAAGCTTCCTGAGATTGGTGTACGGGGAGTATATAGGGGTTCTATTCCTGCAATTCTTGGACAATTTTCAAG CCATGGCCTGCGGACAGGAATATTCGAAGCAAGCAAACTAGTGTTGATCAACTTTGCTCCCAATCTCCCAGAAATTCAG GTTCAATCGATTGCATCATTCTGCAGCACGCTATTAGGCACAGCTGTGCGGATTCCATGTGAGGTGCTGAAGCAACGGTTGCAGGCTGGCATGTTTAATAATGTTGGGGAAGCCATTGTAGGGACGTGGAAGCAAGATGGTCCAAGGGGCTTTTTCCGTGGGACAGGCGCAACTCTTTGTCGTGAAGTTCCACTATACGTTGTTGGCATGGGACTGTACGCAGAGTCCAAAAAG ATGGTGGCGCAAGCGCTGGGAAGAGAACTCGAGGCATGGGAAACAATAGCGGTTGGGGCGGTGTCAGGAGGTATAGCAGCAGTTGTAACAACCCCATTCGATGTGATGAAGACGAGAATGATGACTGCAACACCAGGGCAACCGATCTCAATGTCGATGGTTGTTGTCTCGATTCTGCGTAATGAAGGACCGCTTGGTTTGTTCAAAGGAGCAGTCCCGAGATTCTTCTGGGTGGCTCCTCTAGGTGCTATGAACTTTGCTGGCTACGAACTAGCCAAGAAAGCTATGCAGAAGAACGAGGAAGCTGTGCTAGCGGATCAGCTTGGTCAGAAGAAGCTTTGCTAA